Proteins from one Heptranchias perlo isolate sHepPer1 unplaced genomic scaffold, sHepPer1.hap1 HAP1_SCAFFOLD_510, whole genome shotgun sequence genomic window:
- the LOC137314464 gene encoding uncharacterized protein, whose amino-acid sequence AHSQAHSQAHSQAHSQAHSQAHSRAHSRAHSRAHSRAPLPRSLRAHSRAHSRAHSRSPSRSPSRSPSRSLSRSLSRSLSRSLS is encoded by the exons GCTCACTCCCAGGCTCACTCGCAGGCTCACTCCCAGGCTCACTCCCAGGCTCACTCCCAGGCTCACTCCCGCGCTCACTCCCGCGCTCACTCCCGCGCTCACTCCCGCGCTCCACTCCCGCGCTCACTCCGCGCTCACTCCCGCGCTCACTCCCGCGCTCACTCCCGC tctccctcccgctctccctcccgctctccctcccgctctctctcccgctctctctcccgctctctctcccgctctctctcc